In one Conger conger chromosome 5, fConCon1.1, whole genome shotgun sequence genomic region, the following are encoded:
- the gpr35b gene encoding G-protein coupled receptor 35, with protein MVLNQSERCNLTITEEVRVFEKVAYIPVFALGLLLNSAALCLFLVRRRSWTETHVYMVNLVLADLALILPLPFRIYSVFHRSEVWDFCPLLIAVHYVNMYASILTLTAISVHRFAVVRFPFSARAGRWRKQTAAVLCVLIWVAVAAICAKLSQAHTRDKLQTCFDRVAEPLPLWIVLVVFVVGYLLPCCVILFCSGQTIVSLLGDKEGITQEKRKCVAIIAANLVVFVVCYTPFHVMVLVRFGAGIRKCETYNLVHNVFHITSWIATTNCCLDSIAYYFLFKDIFH; from the coding sequence ATGGTCTTGAACCAGAGCGAACGCTGCAATCTAACCATAACGGAGGAGGTGAGGGTCTTTGAGAAGGTGGCCTACATCCCCGTCTTCGCGCTTGGCCTCCTGCTCAACTCCGCGGCCTTGTGCCTCTTCCTGGTCCGGAGACGCAGCTGGACGGAGACGCACGTCTACATGGTGAACCTGGTGCTGGCCGACTTGGCCCTCATCCTCCCGCTCCCCTTCAGGATATACAGCGTCTTCCACCGCTCGGAGGTGTGGGACTTCTGCCCGTTACTGATCGCCGTCCACTACGTCAACATGTACGCCAGCATCCTCACGCTCACCGCCATCAGTGTGCACCGCTTCGCCGTGGTGAGGTTCCCCTTCAGCGCCAGGGCGGGCCGCTGGCGGAAACAGACGGCCGCCGTGTTATGCGTCCTCATTTGGGTGGCGGTCGCGGCCATATGCGCCAAATTAAGCCAGGCGCACACGAGAGACAAGTTACAGACGTGCTTCGACAGAGTTGCGGAGCCGCTGCCACTTTGGATCGTGTTGGTCGTGTTCGTCGTGGGATACCTCCTGCCCTGTTGCGTGATCCTGTTCTGCTCCGGTCAGACGATCGTTTCCCTGCTCGGCGACAAGGAGGGCATCACCCAGGAGAAACGGAAATGTGTCGCCATCATAGCGGCGAACCTGGTGGTGTTCGTCGTCTGCTACACCCCGTTCCACGTCATGGTCCTCGTTAGGTTCGGCGCGGGCATCCGAAAATGCGAGACGTATAACTTGGTGCACAACGTTTTCCACATTACAAGTTGGATCGCGACGACGAACTGCTGCTTAGATTCGATAGCTTATTACTTCTTATTCAAAGAtatttttcactga